A stretch of the Pseudanabaena sp. BC1403 genome encodes the following:
- a CDS encoding EAL domain-containing protein: MTENQEHKKIGCAECTTGAGLGFDFTMAFQPIVNTTTKEIFAQEALVRGLNEEPADDILGRINDENRYRFDQACRVKAVQLGAKLNIKSFLSINFLPNAVYRPELCIRTTLEAAETFGFPVDRIIFEITEGEKIKDHGHLREIIQYYRQQGFLTAIDDFGAGYSGLNLLAEFQTDLVKLDMGLIRHIDQNKGRQAIVKGIVQVCNELEIKVIAEGVETYEELSILQSFGIELFQGYYFAKPKFQNLAILNNL; encoded by the coding sequence ATGACAGAAAATCAAGAACATAAAAAAATTGGTTGTGCTGAATGTACGACAGGTGCTGGTTTAGGATTTGACTTTACAATGGCATTCCAGCCAATTGTTAACACGACTACCAAAGAAATTTTTGCCCAAGAAGCTCTCGTCAGAGGGCTGAATGAGGAGCCTGCGGACGATATTTTAGGACGAATCAATGATGAGAACCGTTATCGCTTTGATCAAGCTTGCCGAGTCAAAGCAGTTCAGTTAGGGGCAAAGCTGAATATTAAATCTTTTCTTAGTATTAATTTCTTGCCAAATGCTGTGTATCGTCCTGAATTATGTATTCGCACGACCCTTGAGGCAGCCGAAACCTTTGGGTTTCCCGTTGACCGTATCATCTTTGAGATTACGGAAGGAGAGAAAATCAAGGATCATGGGCATCTTCGGGAAATTATTCAGTACTATCGACAACAAGGTTTTTTAACGGCGATCGATGATTTTGGGGCTGGTTACTCAGGACTAAATTTACTAGCTGAGTTTCAAACAGATTTGGTCAAGTTAGATATGGGCTTAATTCGCCATATTGATCAAAACAAAGGTCGCCAAGCGATCGTTAAAGGAATCGTACAAGTATGTAATGAGTTAGAGATTAAAGTGATTGCTGAAGGTGTCGAAACCTATGAAGAGCTAAGTATTCTGCAATCTTTTGGGATTGAGCTTTTTCAAGGTTATTACTTCGCTAAACCTAAATTTCAAAACCTAGCGATTCTAAACAATTTATAG
- a CDS encoding pseudouridine synthase: MSDRQYILFYKPYGVLCQFTDDSASPRPTLKEYIDIPEVYSVGRLDFDSEGLLLLTNDGQLKHRLIDPQFEHSRTYWVQVERTPTEDALEQLRNGVMLQGYRTKPAIANLLDTEPDLPERQPPIRFRASIPTAWLELKLTEGKNRQVRKMTAAIGFPTLRLVRVAIAHLRLVDLHVGQWRNLTQSELQELRLKVIPRRLR; the protein is encoded by the coding sequence ATGAGCGATCGCCAATATATTCTTTTCTATAAACCCTATGGTGTTCTCTGTCAGTTTACTGATGACAGTGCATCCCCGCGCCCCACATTAAAAGAATATATTGACATCCCTGAAGTATATTCAGTAGGTCGATTGGATTTTGATAGCGAAGGGTTATTACTTCTGACTAATGATGGGCAATTAAAGCATCGCTTAATCGATCCCCAGTTTGAACATTCACGAACTTATTGGGTACAGGTAGAAAGAACTCCCACGGAAGATGCCTTGGAGCAGTTACGCAATGGTGTCATGCTCCAAGGATATCGAACTAAACCCGCGATCGCTAATTTATTAGATACTGAGCCAGATTTACCAGAGCGACAGCCGCCCATTCGCTTTCGAGCCAGTATTCCCACAGCTTGGTTAGAACTGAAATTAACAGAAGGAAAAAATCGTCAAGTTAGAAAGATGACAGCAGCAATAGGATTTCCCACTTTACGTCTAGTACGTGTGGCGATCGCTCATCTAAGATTGGTAGATCTTCATGTCGGACAATGGCGAAATTTGACTCAATCGGAACTACAAGAACTCCGCTTGAAAGTAATCCCGCGCCGATTGAGATAG
- a CDS encoding AAA family ATPase, which produces MSPQLPIDPIFLSKSRVYQALIEQFDLLLRAKYPLIYIVTAEEEPVEDILIEVVLQSSPSRRILFWDIARGWSDNNTDKGSVMAALSRIAQRDKASKDDDNVLYVLRDLHPILKYPHHDRHIPIIRELKNLARDLKLDRRTIALTSHVLEIPPELTEEITAIDFPLPAIAEIEYLIKQKISSNKLNLSNLAWEQLVKACQGLSRTRIQRVLAKAIAEKEQVNDSDIDAVLAEKQQAIRQTGILEFFTVNESLKNVGGLDNLKQWVRIRRDAFTEEAKRYGIPTPKGVLLVGIQGTGKSLSAKTIANEWRLPLLRLDIGRLFGSFVGESESRMRQMIQLAEATAPCVLWIDEIDKAFGNASISVDGDSGASRRVFGTLITWMQEKTAPVFIVATANNVRILPAELLRKGRFDEIFFLNLPTESERQEIFKVHLQKLRPSRLREFDLFLLARHTKNFSGAEIEQVIIDGIHRAFGRGSTGNREDFTTEDIISAIEETVPLAAIASQQIESLKQWAAESGARTASNDEQLLQELRKFAINLEE; this is translated from the coding sequence ATGTCGCCACAATTGCCAATAGATCCGATATTTTTAAGCAAAAGTAGAGTTTATCAAGCTCTGATAGAGCAGTTTGATTTATTGCTCCGCGCCAAATATCCACTCATATATATAGTGACAGCCGAAGAAGAGCCAGTCGAAGATATTTTGATAGAGGTCGTCCTGCAATCTAGCCCTAGCCGCAGGATCTTGTTTTGGGATATAGCAAGAGGCTGGAGTGACAATAACACTGATAAAGGATCGGTGATGGCAGCTCTATCACGAATTGCTCAACGAGATAAGGCATCTAAGGATGATGACAATGTTTTATATGTATTACGGGATTTGCATCCAATCCTGAAATATCCCCACCATGATCGCCATATTCCGATTATTCGTGAACTTAAAAATTTGGCACGGGATCTCAAACTTGATCGCCGCACAATTGCCCTAACTAGCCATGTACTAGAGATTCCGCCCGAATTAACCGAAGAAATCACAGCTATCGATTTTCCTTTACCTGCGATCGCGGAAATCGAATATTTAATCAAACAAAAGATTTCGTCCAATAAACTCAATTTGTCAAACTTAGCTTGGGAGCAATTGGTCAAGGCTTGTCAGGGGTTAAGCCGTACACGTATTCAACGAGTTTTAGCTAAGGCGATCGCAGAAAAAGAGCAAGTAAATGATTCAGATATTGACGCGGTGCTTGCTGAAAAGCAGCAAGCAATCAGGCAAACAGGCATCTTAGAATTTTTTACGGTTAATGAATCGCTAAAAAATGTTGGCGGTTTAGACAATCTCAAGCAATGGGTGCGAATTCGTCGAGATGCGTTCACAGAAGAGGCAAAACGTTACGGCATTCCCACGCCAAAGGGTGTTTTATTGGTTGGCATTCAAGGCACTGGTAAATCACTATCGGCAAAAACGATCGCAAATGAATGGCGATTACCATTATTGCGTCTTGATATCGGGAGGCTATTTGGAAGTTTTGTCGGGGAAAGCGAGAGTCGGATGCGGCAGATGATTCAACTTGCTGAAGCAACTGCGCCCTGCGTCTTGTGGATTGATGAGATCGATAAAGCTTTTGGTAATGCGAGTATTTCTGTCGATGGTGACTCTGGGGCAAGTCGGCGCGTATTTGGGACATTAATCACATGGATGCAGGAAAAAACAGCCCCAGTTTTTATTGTGGCAACTGCTAATAATGTAAGGATTTTGCCAGCCGAACTTTTGCGAAAAGGTAGATTTGACGAGATTTTCTTTTTGAATTTACCTACTGAGTCTGAACGCCAAGAAATTTTCAAGGTACATTTACAAAAATTGCGCCCCAGTCGATTGCGTGAATTTGATTTATTTTTATTAGCCAGACATACCAAAAATTTTAGCGGCGCGGAAATAGAGCAAGTAATCATCGATGGCATCCACAGAGCCTTTGGTCGAGGTAGTACTGGCAACCGCGAAGATTTCACCACGGAAGATATTATTAGTGCGATCGAGGAGACAGTACCATTAGCGGCAATCGCCTCTCAACAAATTGAATCCCTTAAACAATGGGCGGCAGAGTCGGGCGCACGTACCGCATCTAACGATGAGCAATTGCTTCAAGAACTTCGTAAGTTTGCAATTAACTTAGAGGAATAA
- a CDS encoding CAP domain-containing protein: MKSTFLACCGLLVFGGAIAIAPNLNATSLAKQQNQISPIRSTNISQSTNRVSFETELLKLTNLERQKVGLSPLKLSSQLTKAAQSHAGDMARNNYFSHTGLNGSSMADRAKGNGYKYFALGENIAAGKATPEGTIRQWMNSSGHRANILNSKFTEIGFGYENAPNSRYRHYWVQVFGTPQR, encoded by the coding sequence ATGAAATCAACTTTTTTAGCCTGTTGTGGCCTTTTGGTGTTTGGGGGGGCAATTGCGATCGCGCCTAATTTGAATGCGACATCTTTAGCCAAACAACAAAACCAGATTTCACCAATACGGTCTACTAATATAAGTCAAAGTACTAATCGGGTCAGTTTTGAAACTGAGTTGCTCAAGCTAACTAACTTAGAGCGCCAAAAAGTAGGCTTATCGCCCCTTAAGCTTTCGTCACAATTGACAAAAGCTGCTCAGTCCCATGCGGGAGATATGGCAAGAAATAACTACTTTAGTCATACTGGGCTGAATGGTTCAAGTATGGCAGATCGAGCTAAGGGGAATGGTTATAAATATTTTGCTTTAGGCGAAAATATTGCTGCTGGTAAAGCTACGCCTGAAGGCACAATTCGACAATGGATGAATAGTTCTGGGCATCGCGCCAATATTCTCAATAGCAAATTTACTGAGATTGGCTTTGGATATGAGAATGCACCAAATTCTCGCTATCGGCATTATTGGGTACAGGTGTTTGGTACGCCTCAACGCTAG
- the psaB gene encoding photosystem I core protein PsaB, whose amino-acid sequence MATKFPKFSQALAQDPTTRRIWYAIATANDFESHDGVTEESLYQKIFASHFGHLAIIFLWTSGNLFHVAWQGNFEQWIQNPLTTRPIAHAIWDPHFGKAAVEAFTQTDAAGPVNIAYSGVYHWWYTIGMRTNSELFTGAIWMLVFAAVLLFAGWLHLQPSFRPSLSWFKNAESRLNHHLAGLFGASSLAWTGHMVHVAIPESRGIHVGWDNFLSVPPHPAGLAPFFTGNWGVYAQNPDTAGHVFGTSQGAGTAILTFLGGFHPQTESLWLTDIAHHHLAIAVLFIIAGHMYRTNFGIGHSIKDILNAHNPPKGTPFGGALGAGHKGLYDTVNNSLHFQLGLALASLGVITSLVAQHMYSMPSYAFIAKDFTTQAALYTHHQYIAGFLMVGAFAHGAIFFVRDYDPEANKDNVLARMLEHKEAIISHLSWVSLFLGFHTLGIYVHNDVMQAFGTPEKQILIEPVFAQWIQAAHGKALYGFDVLLSNPDSIASTAYPNSGNVWLPGWLAGINSGDNSLFLQIGPGDFLVHHAIALGLHTTTLILVKGALDARGSKLMPDKKDFGYSFPCDGPGRGGTCDISAWDSFYLAMFWMLNTIGWTTFYWHWKHLGVWQGNVAQFNESSVTIMGWLRDYLWLNSAQLINGYNPYGMNNISVWAWMFLFGHLVWATGFMFLISWRGYWQELIETLVWAHQRTPLASLVQWKDKPVALSIVQARLVGLAHFTIGYILTYAAFLIASTATAFG is encoded by the coding sequence ATGGCAACGAAATTTCCTAAGTTTAGCCAGGCTCTCGCACAGGATCCAACAACCCGTCGGATCTGGTATGCGATCGCCACAGCGAACGATTTTGAAAGTCACGATGGTGTTACTGAAGAAAGTCTTTACCAAAAGATTTTTGCTTCTCACTTCGGACATTTGGCAATCATCTTCCTGTGGACATCTGGCAACCTGTTTCACGTAGCGTGGCAGGGTAACTTCGAGCAATGGATTCAAAATCCTCTCACCACACGTCCGATCGCCCATGCGATTTGGGACCCTCACTTCGGTAAGGCGGCTGTTGAAGCATTCACTCAAACTGATGCTGCTGGCCCCGTAAACATCGCTTATTCGGGTGTTTACCACTGGTGGTACACCATCGGTATGCGTACCAACTCCGAACTATTTACTGGCGCTATCTGGATGCTAGTATTTGCCGCCGTACTGCTTTTTGCAGGTTGGTTGCACTTACAGCCTAGCTTCCGTCCTAGCCTTTCTTGGTTCAAGAATGCTGAATCTCGTCTAAACCACCACTTGGCTGGTTTGTTCGGAGCTAGCTCTTTGGCTTGGACTGGTCACATGGTTCACGTTGCGATTCCTGAATCTCGCGGTATTCATGTCGGTTGGGACAACTTCTTGAGCGTTCCTCCTCATCCAGCAGGGCTTGCACCTTTCTTCACAGGCAACTGGGGCGTATATGCTCAGAATCCTGATACCGCAGGTCATGTGTTTGGTACATCTCAAGGCGCTGGTACAGCAATCCTGACTTTCCTTGGTGGTTTCCATCCTCAAACTGAGTCTCTTTGGTTGACCGATATTGCTCATCACCACTTGGCGATCGCAGTATTGTTCATCATCGCTGGTCATATGTACCGTACCAACTTTGGTATCGGTCACAGCATCAAAGACATTTTGAATGCACATAACCCACCTAAAGGCACTCCATTTGGTGGTGCATTGGGTGCTGGTCACAAGGGTTTGTATGATACCGTCAACAATTCCTTGCACTTCCAACTCGGTTTGGCTCTTGCTTCTTTGGGGGTAATCACCTCGTTGGTTGCTCAGCACATGTACTCGATGCCTTCCTATGCGTTTATCGCTAAGGACTTCACCACTCAAGCTGCTCTATATACTCATCACCAATATATTGCTGGTTTCTTGATGGTCGGTGCATTTGCTCACGGTGCGATCTTCTTCGTTCGTGACTACGATCCTGAAGCTAACAAAGACAATGTGCTTGCACGTATGCTTGAGCACAAAGAAGCGATCATCTCTCACCTTAGCTGGGTATCTCTTTTCTTGGGATTCCATACCCTTGGTATCTACGTTCATAACGACGTAATGCAGGCGTTTGGTACTCCTGAAAAGCAAATCTTGATCGAGCCTGTATTCGCTCAGTGGATCCAAGCCGCTCATGGTAAAGCGCTTTATGGCTTTGATGTTCTGCTTTCTAATCCTGACAGCATTGCTTCAACCGCTTACCCCAACAGTGGTAACGTTTGGCTACCTGGTTGGTTGGCTGGAATTAATTCTGGAGACAACTCGTTGTTCCTTCAGATTGGGCCTGGCGACTTCTTGGTTCACCATGCGATCGCTCTAGGTCTACACACCACTACCTTGATCTTGGTTAAGGGTGCGTTGGATGCTCGTGGATCTAAGCTCATGCCAGACAAGAAAGACTTTGGCTACAGCTTCCCTTGCGACGGTCCTGGTCGTGGCGGTACTTGCGATATCTCTGCATGGGATTCCTTCTACCTAGCTATGTTCTGGATGTTGAACACCATTGGTTGGACAACCTTCTACTGGCACTGGAAACACCTCGGTGTATGGCAAGGTAACGTTGCTCAGTTCAACGAATCCTCTGTCACCATCATGGGCTGGCTCCGTGACTACCTATGGCTCAACTCTGCACAGTTGATCAATGGCTATAACCCCTATGGCATGAACAATATCTCTGTTTGGGCTTGGATGTTCCTATTCGGACACCTAGTTTGGGCAACTGGATTCATGTTCTTGATCTCTTGGCGTGGTTATTGGCAAGAATTGATCGAAACCCTTGTATGGGCGCACCAACGCACACCTCTTGCAAGTTTGGTTCAGTGGAAAGACAAGCCTGTGGCTCTCTCCATCGTTCAAGCTCGTTTGGTTGGCTTGGCTCACTTCACGATTGGATACATACTCACGTATGCTGCCTTCCTGATAGCCTCAACAGCAACGGCTTTCGGTTAA
- a CDS encoding transaldolase, whose amino-acid sequence MTGAMEDVMPSDLPKSFLDQLREMTVVVADTGDIHAIEMVKPQDATTNPSLITAAAQMPQYQEIVDETLLEARAELGKDAKPAQVVSLAFDRLAIAFGMRILQTIPGRVSTEVDARLSYDTDATLEKAHYLISQYEAHGISRDRILIKIASTWEGIKAAESLEKEGIHCNLTLLFGLHQAIACAEAGVTLISPFVGRILDWYKKDTGRDSYPAAEDPGVLSVAKIYNYYKKFGHKTEIMGASFRNMGEIVELAGCDLLTISPALLDELHHTQSKLVRKLDPAIAAQSDIAEIPMDKNTFAAMHASDRMASEKLDEGIKGFSKALVTLEELLTERLAKLEEPVLAAV is encoded by the coding sequence ATGACTGGTGCTATGGAGGATGTTATGCCTAGTGATTTGCCCAAAAGTTTTCTCGATCAGTTACGCGAAATGACAGTTGTGGTCGCCGATACAGGTGATATCCATGCCATTGAGATGGTGAAGCCTCAAGATGCAACCACAAACCCATCTTTGATTACGGCGGCTGCCCAAATGCCTCAATATCAAGAAATTGTCGATGAGACCCTCCTCGAAGCAAGAGCTGAACTGGGTAAAGATGCCAAGCCTGCTCAAGTGGTTTCTCTTGCTTTTGATCGCTTGGCGATCGCTTTCGGCATGAGGATTTTACAAACTATCCCAGGGCGAGTTTCGACTGAGGTGGATGCACGGTTGTCCTACGACACGGACGCAACTCTAGAAAAAGCGCATTACTTGATTTCGCAATATGAAGCTCATGGCATTTCTCGCGATCGCATTTTGATCAAGATCGCTTCAACTTGGGAAGGGATCAAAGCGGCGGAGTCACTGGAGAAAGAAGGGATTCATTGCAATTTGACATTGTTGTTTGGGTTACACCAAGCGATCGCCTGCGCCGAAGCGGGAGTGACCTTAATTTCGCCATTTGTGGGACGGATTCTCGATTGGTACAAAAAAGATACAGGTCGTGATAGCTATCCAGCCGCCGAAGACCCAGGTGTATTGTCAGTCGCAAAAATTTATAACTACTATAAAAAGTTTGGACATAAAACTGAAATTATGGGTGCGAGTTTTCGCAATATGGGCGAAATCGTCGAACTAGCTGGATGCGACTTGTTAACAATTTCTCCTGCTTTGCTAGATGAGCTGCATCATACGCAAAGTAAACTGGTACGCAAACTTGATCCCGCGATCGCAGCCCAGTCAGATATAGCTGAGATTCCGATGGATAAGAATACTTTTGCTGCTATGCACGCAAGCGATCGCATGGCATCCGAAAAACTTGATGAAGGCATCAAAGGTTTCTCCAAAGCGCTCGTCACCTTAGAGGAGTTACTAACTGAGAGACTAGCCAAACTCGAAGAGCCAGTACTCGCCGCAGTCTAG
- a CDS encoding lipoate--protein ligase family protein, which produces MNKLWELLPYSEISGKLQMALDNSLLDRHSQDPQSPSILRFYRWSPSAISLGFNQKQYPIRWNEIAKKNNLDIIRRPSGGRAVLHQGDLTYTLITSADIGGDQVGDFEDNTFGRKRSHREIYEYISGFLIQGFSRLGVNLTYGKAGRGYIHNPSCFSTATNADLVIADGRKLIGSAQVYRHNSVLQHGSISINPNYKLLTELFQAEVPIVGYQELAWNNHKDITTKLVDVLSQSARDYFQAEFL; this is translated from the coding sequence ATGAACAAACTATGGGAGCTTCTTCCTTATTCTGAAATATCGGGAAAGCTACAAATGGCTCTTGACAATTCTTTGCTTGATCGCCATAGCCAAGATCCTCAATCGCCATCGATTTTAAGATTTTATCGCTGGAGCCCATCTGCGATTTCCTTAGGGTTTAATCAAAAGCAATATCCTATTCGCTGGAATGAGATTGCAAAAAAAAATAATCTCGACATCATTCGTCGTCCAAGTGGGGGGCGAGCTGTGCTTCATCAAGGAGATCTTACTTATACATTGATCACCAGTGCTGATATTGGTGGTGATCAAGTGGGTGATTTTGAAGATAATACCTTTGGAAGAAAGCGATCGCATCGCGAGATCTATGAATATATCAGCGGATTTCTAATTCAAGGTTTTTCTAGGTTGGGAGTTAATCTAACCTATGGAAAAGCAGGACGGGGCTATATCCATAATCCCAGTTGTTTTTCCACGGCAACCAATGCGGATTTAGTAATTGCTGATGGACGTAAACTAATCGGTAGCGCTCAAGTCTATCGTCATAATTCAGTTTTGCAGCATGGATCAATCTCGATCAATCCAAATTACAAGTTACTAACTGAGCTATTTCAAGCAGAAGTACCGATTGTTGGTTACCAAGAACTGGCATGGAATAACCATAAAGACATAACTACAAAACTTGTAGATGTTCTATCTCAATCGGCGCGGGATTACTTTCAAGCGGAGTTCTTGTAG
- a CDS encoding DUF433 domain-containing protein — MTAIQDKSDIVRTERGLTINGTRITLYDLMDYIHAGYPVKLIRNYFFYITDQQFNAAIAYIENHREQVDLEYQQVLQEAAINRYYWEGVNKERFAQATNRTPRPENKKAWEKLQSWKARLATEA, encoded by the coding sequence ATGACAGCTATTCAAGACAAGTCAGATATTGTCCGTACAGAAAGAGGGCTTACTATTAATGGTACTCGGATTACTCTGTATGACTTAATGGATTATATTCATGCTGGTTATCCTGTAAAGCTAATTCGCAATTATTTTTTTTATATTACTGATCAACAATTTAATGCAGCGATCGCCTATATTGAAAATCATCGCGAACAGGTGGACTTAGAGTATCAACAGGTTTTGCAAGAAGCTGCTATCAATCGCTATTATTGGGAAGGAGTCAATAAAGAAAGATTTGCTCAAGCAACTAATCGCACTCCTAGACCTGAAAATAAAAAAGCATGGGAAAAACTGCAAAGTTGGAAAGCTAGACTAGCCACTGAGGCATGA
- the psaA gene encoding photosystem I core protein PsaA: MTMTPQKPDTEVKVSVDRDVVPTSFEKWGQPGHFDRTLKKGPKTTTWIWDLHANVHDFDSFTTEEDTARKIFSAHFGHLGIIFIWLSGMYYHGAKFSNYTGWLADPVNIKPSAQVVWNVVGQDILNGDVGGGFQGIQITSGLFHLWRASGITTEYQLLCTAIGGLVMAGLMFFAGWFHYHKAAPKLEWFKNAESMMNHHLAGLLGLGSLSWAGHQIHVSIPINYYLDKGVPADQIPLPHEFIFHPELMAKIFPSFAQGLTPFFTLNWGAYSDFLTFKGGLNPQTGSLWLTDQAHHHLAIATLFIIAGHMYRTNFGIGHSMKQILEAHKGPLTGEGHKGLYEILTSSWHAQLAVNLAMLGSLSIIVAQHMYAMPAYPYIATSYATQVSLFTHHMWIGGFCICGAAAHAGIFMVRDYDPAKNVNNLLDRMLRHRDAIISHLNWVCIFLGFHSFGLYIHNDTMRALGRPQDMFSDTAIQLKPVFANWIQGIHAAAAGTTAPYATSSVSPIFGGETLVVGGKVAVAHMALGTADFLVHHIHAFTIHVTVLILLKGVLYARSSRLVPDKAELGFRFPCDGPGRGGTCQVSAWDHVFLGLFWMYNCISVVIFHFSWKMQSDIFGTVDASGTITNMAGGNFAQSALTINGWLRDFLWAQASNVIQSYGSALSAYGLIFLGAHFIWAFSLMFLFSGRGYWQELIESIVWAHNKLNVAPAISPRALSITQGRAVGLAHYLLGGIATTWAFFLARYGALG; the protein is encoded by the coding sequence ATGACAATGACTCCTCAAAAGCCAGACACAGAGGTAAAGGTATCGGTTGATCGTGACGTAGTACCTACTTCTTTCGAGAAGTGGGGACAGCCTGGTCACTTTGATCGCACCTTAAAGAAGGGACCAAAGACAACCACATGGATTTGGGATCTTCATGCCAATGTGCATGACTTTGACAGTTTCACAACCGAAGAAGATACTGCCCGTAAGATCTTCTCCGCTCACTTTGGGCACTTAGGTATCATCTTTATCTGGCTCAGTGGTATGTATTACCACGGAGCAAAATTCTCTAACTACACTGGTTGGTTGGCTGATCCAGTCAACATCAAGCCCAGCGCCCAAGTGGTCTGGAATGTTGTCGGTCAAGACATCTTGAACGGCGATGTTGGTGGCGGTTTCCAAGGTATTCAAATTACTTCTGGTTTGTTCCACCTTTGGAGAGCATCTGGTATCACCACGGAGTATCAACTCCTCTGCACCGCAATTGGCGGTTTGGTGATGGCTGGTTTAATGTTCTTCGCTGGTTGGTTTCACTACCACAAGGCAGCTCCTAAACTTGAGTGGTTTAAGAATGCTGAATCGATGATGAACCACCACTTGGCTGGTTTGCTCGGTTTGGGTTCGCTCTCTTGGGCTGGACATCAGATCCATGTATCGATTCCTATCAACTACTACCTTGATAAGGGCGTACCTGCGGATCAGATTCCTTTGCCTCATGAGTTTATATTTCATCCTGAGTTGATGGCAAAAATCTTCCCTAGCTTTGCTCAGGGTTTAACACCTTTCTTCACTTTGAACTGGGGTGCTTATTCAGATTTCTTGACCTTCAAGGGTGGCTTGAATCCTCAAACTGGATCTCTTTGGTTAACTGACCAAGCTCACCATCACCTTGCGATCGCAACACTTTTCATCATTGCTGGACATATGTACCGCACCAACTTTGGTATCGGTCACAGCATGAAGCAAATTCTTGAAGCTCACAAGGGTCCTCTAACTGGTGAAGGTCACAAGGGTCTATATGAAATTTTGACCTCTTCTTGGCACGCACAACTAGCTGTTAACTTGGCTATGTTGGGTTCACTAAGCATCATCGTCGCTCAGCATATGTACGCGATGCCTGCTTATCCTTATATTGCTACCAGCTACGCTACTCAAGTTTCGCTATTTACACATCACATGTGGATCGGCGGCTTCTGTATCTGTGGTGCTGCGGCTCACGCTGGCATTTTCATGGTTCGTGACTACGATCCTGCTAAGAATGTAAACAACTTGCTTGATCGCATGTTGCGCCACCGCGATGCAATCATTTCTCACCTCAACTGGGTATGTATCTTCCTTGGCTTCCACAGCTTTGGTCTTTACATCCACAACGACACTATGCGTGCATTGGGTCGTCCTCAAGATATGTTCTCTGACACCGCAATTCAGTTGAAGCCTGTCTTCGCTAACTGGATTCAAGGTATTCATGCTGCTGCTGCTGGTACAACTGCTCCTTACGCAACTTCTAGCGTTAGCCCCATCTTCGGTGGCGAAACTCTTGTTGTCGGTGGCAAAGTTGCTGTAGCTCACATGGCTCTTGGTACGGCTGACTTCTTGGTACACCACATCCATGCGTTTACCATTCACGTTACTGTCTTAATCTTGCTGAAAGGCGTGCTTTATGCCCGTAGTTCTCGCTTGGTTCCAGACAAAGCTGAACTTGGTTTCCGCTTCCCTTGCGACGGTCCTGGTCGTGGTGGCACATGTCAAGTTTCGGCATGGGATCACGTTTTCTTGGGTCTTTTCTGGATGTACAACTGTATCTCGGTTGTAATCTTCCACTTCTCTTGGAAAATGCAGTCTGATATTTTCGGTACTGTTGATGCAAGCGGCACAATCACTAACATGGCTGGCGGTAACTTTGCACAGAGTGCATTGACCATCAACGGTTGGTTGCGTGACTTCTTGTGGGCACAAGCTTCCAACGTTATTCAATCCTACGGTTCGGCTTTGTCGGCTTATGGCTTGATCTTCTTAGGCGCTCACTTCATCTGGGCTTTCAGCCTTATGTTCCTGTTCAGTGGCCGTGGTTACTGGCAAGAACTCATTGAGTCAATCGTTTGGGCACACAACAAGCTCAACGTTGCTCCAGCTATTTCTCCTCGCGCTTTGAGCATCACTCAAGGTCGTGCAGTGGGTCTAGCTCACTACCTATTAGGTGGAATTGCCACAACTTGGGCATTCTTCCTAGCCCGTTACGGTGCACTTGGCTAA
- a CDS encoding DUF1257 domain-containing protein: MSHFTTIAIEIKNGDLLEQALQSLGYPVKQNTLVRGYLGDATTAEYVIPMPNAYDIGFRKVDDRYELIADMWGLAMNVEEFLGELNQQYAARTVLESATQQGFAIEQQEILEDGTVRIVIGRWA, from the coding sequence ATGTCCCACTTCACCACGATCGCCATCGAAATCAAAAATGGTGACTTGCTAGAACAAGCCTTACAATCGCTGGGCTATCCCGTCAAGCAAAATACTTTAGTGCGCGGATATCTTGGCGATGCTACTACAGCCGAATATGTGATCCCCATGCCTAATGCCTATGACATCGGCTTTAGGAAAGTAGATGATCGCTATGAACTCATTGCTGACATGTGGGGCTTAGCAATGAATGTCGAGGAGTTTCTAGGGGAACTTAATCAGCAATATGCGGCTAGAACGGTTCTAGAAAGTGCAACTCAACAGGGATTTGCGATCGAGCAGCAAGAAATATTAGAAGACGGAACTGTGAGAATTGTGATTGGTCGATGGGCTTAA